A region of Paractinoplanes abujensis DNA encodes the following proteins:
- a CDS encoding glycosyltransferase — MPLTVLFMPESAYGPTNNCIGIGDVLRRRGHRVVFAAEASWAGKLTALGFSEDLVHLAPEPDTPQDAGQFWKDFIRDTAPEFRKPTIEQLDTWVKPVWQELIDGAKYCQPTLTEIIARVRPDVIVEDNVVAFPALNTAGVPFVRIVSCNPLEVKGPDIAPVFSGYAAGDRTGWEEFRAEYDRTHRPMWEAFNAWVVEQGAPALPDLEFIHDGDLNLYVYPEALDYTSARPLGDTWQRLESSVRETDSSYSLPPDFSDGSKIIYFSLGSLGSADVDLMRRVIAALAETEHKYIVSKGPLHSEFELADNMIGAEFLPQTSILPLVDLVITHGGNNTTTEAMHFGKPMIVLPLFWDQYDNAQRVHETGFGVRLDPYRFTPDEMRAAIDRLLNDAGLASRLATVSASIRSADGLRLAADAIEKLGAVRA, encoded by the coding sequence ATGCCTCTGACGGTTCTGTTCATGCCCGAGAGCGCGTACGGGCCGACCAACAACTGCATCGGGATCGGTGACGTGCTGCGCCGCCGGGGCCACCGCGTGGTCTTCGCCGCCGAGGCCTCCTGGGCGGGCAAGCTGACCGCGCTGGGCTTCTCCGAAGACCTGGTGCACCTGGCCCCCGAGCCGGACACCCCGCAGGACGCCGGGCAGTTCTGGAAGGACTTCATCCGCGACACCGCCCCCGAGTTCCGCAAACCCACGATCGAGCAGCTCGACACGTGGGTCAAGCCGGTCTGGCAGGAGCTGATCGACGGGGCCAAGTACTGCCAGCCGACGCTCACCGAGATCATCGCGCGGGTCCGGCCGGACGTGATCGTCGAGGACAACGTGGTCGCGTTCCCGGCGCTCAACACGGCCGGCGTGCCGTTCGTGCGGATCGTGTCGTGCAACCCGCTCGAGGTGAAAGGCCCGGACATCGCGCCCGTGTTCAGCGGTTACGCGGCCGGCGACCGTACGGGATGGGAGGAATTCCGCGCCGAGTACGACCGGACGCACCGTCCGATGTGGGAGGCGTTCAACGCGTGGGTCGTCGAGCAGGGCGCGCCTGCGCTGCCCGACCTGGAGTTCATCCACGACGGCGATCTCAACCTCTACGTGTATCCAGAGGCGCTGGACTACACGTCGGCGCGGCCGCTGGGGGACACGTGGCAGCGACTCGAGTCGTCCGTACGGGAAACCGACTCGTCCTACTCGTTGCCTCCTGATTTCTCCGACGGCAGCAAGATCATTTACTTCAGTCTGGGCTCGCTCGGCTCGGCCGACGTGGACCTGATGCGCCGGGTGATCGCCGCGCTGGCCGAGACCGAGCACAAGTACATCGTGTCCAAGGGGCCGCTGCACTCCGAGTTCGAGCTGGCCGACAACATGATCGGCGCCGAGTTCCTGCCCCAGACCAGCATCCTGCCGCTGGTCGACCTGGTGATAACCCATGGCGGCAACAACACGACGACCGAGGCCATGCACTTCGGCAAACCGATGATCGTGCTGCCGCTGTTCTGGGACCAGTACGACAACGCGCAGCGCGTGCACGAGACCGGCTTCGGCGTGCGGCTGGACCCGTACCGGTTCACCCCGGACGAGATGCGCGCGGCGATC
- a CDS encoding TetR/AcrR family transcriptional regulator, with the protein MATRKKRSERRADLVEAARRAMIQHGPGGVLLNQVAEEAGLTSGAVLYHYPDLSDLLLEANQAGMERFYAERMRRIDGLTDPVEKLVVTIRSGLPVDADDADVRLLCELGGSAGRNRVYAALLTTLFDRQVSMYQTILEQGAARGVFTLATDSQTIGRNLVALEDAYGYRIVARHPTLDAAEAEELILSYARQATACSLEIAP; encoded by the coding sequence TTGGCAACCCGGAAGAAGCGCAGCGAGCGCCGGGCGGACCTCGTCGAGGCGGCCCGCCGCGCGATGATCCAGCACGGCCCGGGCGGGGTGCTGCTCAACCAGGTCGCCGAGGAGGCCGGGCTGACGTCGGGCGCCGTGCTCTACCACTACCCCGATCTCAGCGACCTGCTCCTGGAGGCCAACCAGGCCGGCATGGAGCGCTTCTACGCCGAACGGATGCGCCGGATCGACGGGCTCACCGACCCGGTAGAAAAACTGGTCGTCACGATCCGGTCGGGCCTGCCCGTCGACGCCGACGACGCCGACGTCCGCCTGCTCTGCGAGCTGGGCGGGTCGGCCGGGCGCAACCGGGTGTACGCGGCCCTGCTGACCACGCTGTTCGACCGTCAGGTGTCGATGTATCAGACGATCCTGGAGCAGGGCGCCGCGCGCGGCGTGTTCACGCTGGCCACGGATTCCCAGACGATCGGCCGCAACCTGGTCGCGCTCGAGGACGCGTACGGGTATCGGATCGTCGCCCGTCACCCGACCCTCGACGCCGCCGAGGCCGAGGAACTCATTCTCTCGTACGCCCGGCAGGCGACCGCGTGTTCGTTGGAGATCGCACCATGA